The DNA segment GATTGCGTTGACTTGCCATCAACTCCCAACGACCAGCGAACCATCCGCCGAGTTTGGAAGGTCGGCAACACATTCCAAGACTGGGGAACCGAACTCAACGCGTCAAAGCTTTCGTGCGTCGCCATCACGCACCGATAACCCAGCGACTCGGCGCCAGTCATCAGCAATGTTGCCAGTTCAAAGAAATGGCCACCGACATTGCGAATATTATCATCGACCAGAATCAGTCGCGACGATTTCGAGGCACTCACGGGATCCATCCTTTCGAGCGGGCTGCGTTGATCGTTCCCATGAAGCGAGAAGACCGCGTCACAATAGCGGGGAAAGGGTGTCCAAACCAAGGTCATCAGGATGCCCCAAGATTGACATTGCCACAAAAATCAGGTTTTCGCTAAAGTCCCAAGCAATGGACCGATTCCGGAGGAGAGTGCAAGGATTGCATGGCCGCCGGAGTCCGCTACGAATGACAGTTTTTTTGCGAGGCATGGATGCACGCCGCTCGATACCGTTGGACGATTCTGCTTGTCGGAGTCACCACCGCGATGACCTTGGGTTGTCGGGGATCGAAGCCGTTTGGACGTTTCGGCCAAGTCACCAATGAACCGCAATCCGAACAATTTGACGTTGATTCTCCACGCCAAAGATTGGCCTCGGTCAAGCCGCGTTCTGAGACCGAAGTCACAGTGACAATCCAGGACGATAACTCGCCGCGAACAGACCGATTCGTTGACGATCCGGGCGCTCCGCCGATGCGGACCGTCTCCAAAACCTCCGTCTCCAAAACCTCCGTATCCGACACCATCGTCGACCAGCCTAGAACGGCCAGTACAAAACAACGTTTGACGACTGAACTTGGCGACAAGTTGACTCTACCAACGTCCAGTTCGATCGATGCGCTTGCCAATTCAAATTTGTCCGAGCGCCCAAAATCGGCGGTCAAGCAAACTTCGGCAACCGAAAATGTGACGAAGCCGAAAAACCAGAAACAACCATCGCCTTCGGTTGCGACGGAACATTCTGAACTGATGGCAGCGTTCAGCGACTATCCGCCGGAGGTCCAACGCGAAGCCTTGCGGCGATTAGTCGCTGCCACAGCCAGTTCAGCGGAACAGACTTCCCAGCCTGCATCGCTAGCTTCGGCACTTCACCGAAACCTCGACAACCTTCCCGAACTGCCAGCCGCCAGCGACGTCCGTCCGGACGAAACGACGGTCCGATTGGCCTCGGCCGAACAGCGTGATCGTCGACGAACCGACACTCAGCAACGGATCGAAACCAAACGAGCCATTTCCGATTCACGTTCTGCGGTCGCATCACTGACCGACGAACCGGTCCAGGTAGAACGAAGTGTTGCGTCGAACTCGGTCACCGATCTCGACGTCAACGATTTGGAACCCGTCACGATTCAAACCATCTCGGACATCGATGACGATCAAACAGCGATTCAGACCGTTTCGGCTGCCCGAACATCGGATAGCGGATCGATGGTGTCGCGCGCAGTCGGAGACCTCGACTCGACGATCCCATCCAAGTCAGAACTGAGTAAAGCAACCGTCATTGGTAACACGGATACCAGTGACACGGCTGCGGACGACACTCAATCGCTTTACGCATCGCTATTGAAGCAGATGGCAAAGGCTCCGGCCGGCGAGAGTGAATCGGCACGAGCGAGTCGTATGATCAAGATGCGGCACCTGCTGGTATTGTCCGGCAATCTCGATGCCGCGGTTGAACAAATTGAAGGCATGTCGGAACCAGAACAAGAATTCTTGCGGCACCAGTTGCTTGGACTGTGGACGATGGTCGACCCCGACGGACACCCGGTTCCAAGTCGCCGGATCACAACAGCGTTACCGCAACTGCGCGAAGCGACCAAATTTGCTGCCGCGGCAACGGACTCGCTAGAAGTTCGTTCGCTCGCATTCTGTACCGAGATCGAATCGTACGGTCAAATTAAAACATTCAGCGGCAACCGTTTTGACAGCGGCCAACAAGTCATTCTGTACTGCGAAATTGAAAACTTTTCGGCCAACAAGAACGCCGATGGCTACGAAACGAACTTGCAAGGCAGCTATGACATCTACAACACAAAGAATGAAAAAGTTATCAGCCAGTTGTTGCCCGCCGACAAACAGGTCTCAGCAAACTACTTGCGTGACTATTTCATTGCGTACCAAATGCACTTGCCAGCCCAACTTGGCAAGGGAACGTATCGTTTGCAATTGACGATGGAAGATGTCAACGGCAAGAAGTACGGCCAATCGAGCATCCCGTTCGAAATTGCAAAATAGCACGCGTTACTTTTCATTTTCGACTACTGAACCAACGGTCGACGCACCGGTTCGGGCACGACCTTCGATCCAGCTCGCAGCACAGATGGTGTTTCGATTTCTTCGGGGATTTTGATTTCGACGCCTGAACTCGGCCGTTTGACAACCACGACCGGATAGAACGGCAACATCGCCAACATCAATGAAATAATTACTATGCCTGATCTGCCGATCTGAATCGTCGCCGTTGGCTTTAAGATTTGGCGCAGACGGTGTTGTAGCTTTGGCAGATGTCCAACACCACTGGCGATCGGACGAGCTTCGATTTCGGCATGATGTTTCTCGACAGGTTCGCACAGAAAGTCAAGCGTTCGCAGGATCGCTTCGGCATAGACTCGCGGTGACCGATCTGATCCGATCGAGGCTGCCATGTCACAGCAACGTTCTTCGCAGTCTTCGATTTGCAACTTTGCAATCCACACCAACGGATGCCACCACATCGCGGTTAACGTGGTGACTTCGATAAAGCGAACGATCCAATCTTGTCGACGAAAGTGCTCCCATTCGTGCAGCAACAAAACAGCGCGGGCGTCTTCGTCCAGACTGGACCACAGCCGCTTCGGGAAGACGATCCGAACTTCACCACCAAAACGCCGAAACAAGGGCGATACCAACATCGGCGAAACCACAGCATCGACCAACCAAACCGGTGGCGGCGTTTTCTTGCCTGGCGGACACAAAGCAGCCAACTGACGTGTACCTGTGATGTCGAATCGCCCCCGACGTTCGATCAAACGATGAACTCGCCGCGAGGCACGCAAAATCCATAGCAGCATGACCAAACTGCCGGCCAACCAAACGCCCGCCCAAACAACAAGCGGCGTGAAGGTTGTTTCGGGACCGTCGACGGCCAAAGCACCAAGTGCAGACCCTAGCGCACCGAACCGCTGCAGATCGTCTCCATCGACAATCGAAGCAGCGTCGTGTGAATGAAGGGACAACGAACGGAACCAGGTTGCGTTGACGCCGATGCCAAGCGGCGCGACGGGCGGCGACACCAACTTGATCAACACCAATACCCAAAGCAGGTGTGAAAGCGCCGGTCGTTTCGCATATCGGTCCACCAGAATGGCTGCGATCGCAATTCCAATCGCGACCAATGTGTTACCAACCAACCAGCCAACAAGATTCGAGTCACCGGAAAACGCGGCCTTCACGACCGGGTCGATCAAATTCCAATCGCCAAGTAAGTGAGTGCCAGCCATCTCTATTGCTCACTTGGATTAGAAGGCTTCGCTGCTCCATCGCCTGACGCTTCGTCCAACATCGATTGCAACTTTGAACGGTCCGACCGGGACAGAATCGAGCTTTTGACCAAGTGAGTCAAAAGTGGCCCTAACGATCCTTCGCACAACTCATCGGCGGTATTCTGCAATCGGCGGCTGATCAGATCGGCTCGGTCGATCGATGCTCGAAATAAACGTGGCCAAACCGTCGGGTCTCGCGACACGCAATCTTTCGATTCCAACCGTCCTAGAAGTTTCTGGACAGTCGCGGTGGTCGAAGTTGTCGCCTCGCCGTACAAGGTTGTCGAAATTACCTTGACGCTGAGCGGTCCTTCCGCCCAAAGTTGTTCTAGAATCGCCAGTTCGGCTTCGGTGACGTCCTGCGCCTTGCGTGCCATGGGTGTCTTTCGTTGAACCTCCGGTTGGAACCGGACTTTATCAGCTAGAATCGGTGTAGACATTATGTCTTGGCGGGATCCTTCGGTGCAAGTCTTCGAATCATGATTCGAAGCACCGATTTTATGCCGGACGCTTTAGCCAACGAGATTTTCCCTTGTCTTTTCAACCCTATGCCGTCCAATGCCCCACCTGTGGCAGCCGACTTCGCGTCACCGATCCGGCGGTGATTGGGACGATCGCGGCGTGCCCCAAGTGCCAATCGATGGTACAGATCGACTCGCCCGCGGCCGATACGTTTGATTCCGGTTCGGCTGGTACCGATTCTCCGGCGGCCGGCCGCGATACCACCCCAACGGTTCCTCCTTCGCAGCCAGCTCAATTGCGTGTCGGCGCGTCGTCGATCGATAGCGAGGCGATTACCGAAGAAGCCGTCCGACCGGGCGAGCTAGATTCGCCCCTTGCCGGCAATCACGACAGCTCCATCAAGCGTGATTTTTCGGGCGACGAGAACTTTGCACCACCGGTCGAGCCGCCTGGTACAGCCCTTCCTGTGGAATGGGAGAGCGATCGAACGCGGCAAACTCGTCAAATCGCCTTGGTCGCGTTATTGTCCATTTCGGCGTTATTAGTCGCCGGACTTGCCTTCGCTTGGTTCGCCCATTCGTATCGCAACCGATCGGTCGCTGACACGTCTGATCCTGGCACCGAACTGGCCCAATCGGATACGACAACGGATCCGATTGTTGGACCAGAACCCAACCTGGACGATCCTCTGGATCCCAAGGAACCTGTTGTTGAAACTGAATCGCAAGCCGGCACCACTGATCAACCACTCACTGATCAACCACTCACTGATCCCAACTCGGACGTTCCAGTCGAACCTGAACTCGCGTCTTCCAACGCACCGCCGTCAATCATTCCGACCGATTTGATGCCCACGTCGCCGATCGATAGCGCACCGATTGGAAACGATCCCGTGCCAATTAAACCAATCATTGCCGGCGATCGAAACAAAGACCCCACGAAACAGGAAACGGATCCCGATGCGAGCCAACTGATGGACTTGCCGCCCGGGCTAGCCCAATACATTCCATTCTTGGCTTCCAACGGCCCCGCCGATAACGCGACCCTGAAGGCGCCGCCGACACTTGACGAAGTCGAAATTGACGAAGCGACGGAGGACGATCTTGATCCACTCGATCGGTATGAACCTCGAAAATTGAACTTGAAATCCGACATGGCAATTCCGTTGCCGTTTCGGTCCAACGGCTACCCGCTAGCTGACATGATATTAGTGATCAGCCAAATCACTGGCGTCCCGATCCAAATTGACTGGGTCTCGTTTGATTTGGTGGGCATCGATGTGGCAACGCAAATCAAACCACCCAAGTCCGCAGGCTCGGCTCGGCAAGTGCTCGACGAAATCGCTATCCAAGTCGGAGGAACGATTCGCGAAGAAGAAACACTACTGCATTTCACCATTGCTGATGAACCGTTCAACGAGGCCCTAACCAAAATCACCAACGTCGATGATTTTGGAGACGGAGCCCAGTCGGCACGAGAAGTTTTGGCAGACTTCTTGCGTCCAGAACCTGAACCGCTTGAAGCAAACGAAGTTACCGAGAGCAACGATGGGGCTGAGAACGAAATTGAGCCCGATGCCGAGGCGGTGGACCCGACCAAACTTCGCCAATCGCAACAACTCGCCGCGATCGCAACCGAGACGTTGCGACGGATGCGCGGTGTGACACCGAAAGTCGCTGACGATCGCCTGAGTCATTGGGCTCGAACGTCGGTCGACCAACCTTCGGATTGGCCAATCATCCAAGATGGCGAACCCGGCGTGCAACCTGACACGCCGGTGTCGATCGCTGGGTTTTTGCGACGAGCGGCACGGAATAACCAGGCATCCTGTCTGGTCAATTGGTATGACGCCAATCGCCGCCGCGCGATGCCCGAACGACAACTATTGCCCGACACCAGCGACGGAT comes from the Rubripirellula reticaptiva genome and includes:
- a CDS encoding BlaI/MecI/CopY family transcriptional regulator, encoding MARKAQDVTEAELAILEQLWAEGPLSVKVISTTLYGEATTSTTATVQKLLGRLESKDCVSRDPTVWPRLFRASIDRADLISRRLQNTADELCEGSLGPLLTHLVKSSILSRSDRSKLQSMLDEASGDGAAKPSNPSEQ
- a CDS encoding M56 family metallopeptidase is translated as MAGTHLLGDWNLIDPVVKAAFSGDSNLVGWLVGNTLVAIGIAIAAILVDRYAKRPALSHLLWVLVLIKLVSPPVAPLGIGVNATWFRSLSLHSHDAASIVDGDDLQRFGALGSALGALAVDGPETTFTPLVVWAGVWLAGSLVMLLWILRASRRVHRLIERRGRFDITGTRQLAALCPPGKKTPPPVWLVDAVVSPMLVSPLFRRFGGEVRIVFPKRLWSSLDEDARAVLLLHEWEHFRRQDWIVRFIEVTTLTAMWWHPLVWIAKLQIEDCEERCCDMAASIGSDRSPRVYAEAILRTLDFLCEPVEKHHAEIEARPIASGVGHLPKLQHRLRQILKPTATIQIGRSGIVIISLMLAMLPFYPVVVVKRPSSGVEIKIPEEIETPSVLRAGSKVVPEPVRRPLVQ